The genome window CTAGAAGCAGTTAGAGGTTAGTGATAGAATGTCTTCAATGAAAGAGTTTGTAAATGAATATAAGCCATTTTTAGGATTATTAATTTTTGGAAACATCGAAAACTTGGTTTTATCCGCTCAAGGTGTTATTGAAGGAGCAGATCCTATACTTGTTGCTTGTTTAAGTATTTTAGTAGTGGTTATTTGGCAGTTTATAGGTGTTTTCGGTACAAAATCCGCTATGAGATATTCCAGACATATTGAGTTTATCGGTGGATTTGCTATATTTGTTTTAGGTATTCAATCAATGCTTCCATTGATTAATCATTTGCTTTAAATTTCTAAGGTTTTTCCTTATTCAAATTTTAAATTACTGTCCATTTGTGTTAATTGTATATTGAAAATCTTAATTATAGAAAGATTTATATATTATGTTAACTAACATTTATATGTTGTATATTGCGGTGTTAGTCCAGCCTGGTTAAGACTCTAGCCTGCCACGTTAGAGACCCGGGTTCAAATCCCGGACGCCGCACTTCTTTTATATTGCAGCTGTGGTATAGTCTGGTTATTACTTGGGCCTTCCAAGCCTACAACCCGGGTTCGAATCCCGGCAGCTGCATCTGTTTTTTTTTAAAATTATTTTAATATTTTTTTTCTGATCTATTAGTTTTTTAGAAATTTTTTAGCAATATTACTTTTTTCTATACTTGTTCACTGATTTTTTATTAACTTCCTTTAGTATTGATTAATAATTCATTTTTAGCCGTTTTTTCCTTATTTTATTAAATAAGTTTATATGTATTAAAAAATAATATTATATTAATATAACCTTATAATGAATATTTTAAGTTTTTAGTCATTTTAAGTTTATATTTCATTATAAAAACAAAATAAAAGATAAAACTACTGTTGAAATTAAAAATTATATTTATTTATTTAAATTAAAATTAAATTAATAGCAATTATTAGCTATTTCAATTAAGACTAAATTATAAAATGGTTGTGATTTAATGGCAGGAATTGTTGGATATGGGGCAAATGTGCCTTCATATAGAATTAAAGTAGAAGAAATCGCAAAGGTATGGGGAGATAACCCTGATTCAATCTCAAACGGTTTAATCGTTAATGAAAAATCAGTGCCTTCATCTGATGAAGATACTGCAACCATTGCAGTTAGCGCTGCAAGATATGCATTAGCTAGAGCACAAATCGATCCTCAAGATATTGGAGCAGTTTATGTTGGTTCAGAATCTCATCCTTATGCAGTAAAACCAACCGCTACAATCGTTGCAGAAGCAATTGGAGCTACTCCTGATATGACTGCAGCAGATTTGGAATTTGCTTGTAAGGCAGGAACTGCTGGAATTCAAGCCACTATGGGTTTAGTGGACTCTGGCATGATAAAATATGGTTTAGCTATTGGTGCTGATACCTCTCAAGGAGCTCCTGGAGATGCTTTAGAATACACTGCATCTGCTGGTGGTGCAGCTTATATCATTGGTAATAAGAATACCATTGCTGACTTTGGAACTACTTACAGCTTTACTACTGACACTCCTGACTTTTACAGAAGGGAAGGTCAACCTTATCCAAGTCACGGAGGAAGATTCACTGGTGATCCAGCTTATTTCAAACATGTATTATGTGCAGCAAAAGGATTACTTGAGAAAACTGATTCAAAGGTAGAGGATTATGATTATGCTATTTTCCATCAACCTAACGGTAAATTTTACTTAAGAGCAGCTAAAAAATTAGGATTCACTCCGGAACAATATAAAGACGGTCTCTTAACTCCTAATGTAGGAAACACCTACTCTGGTGCTGTTCCTTTAGCACTTTCCAATGTTTTGGATAAGGCAGAACCTGGAGATAAAATATTTATTGTATCCTATGGTTCAGGTGCAGGTAGTGATGGATTTACCTTAACTGTAAATGACAGAATTGAAGAAGTTAAAAATTTAGCTCCTACAACTGAAGAAATCCTCTCTAAAAAGATTTATGTTGACTATGCAGTTTATGCTAAATTTAAAGGAAAACTTAGAATGGCATAGGAAGAGGATTGAAGTTAGAGGAATTAATTATAATTATTTTATGATAAAGGTGAAAAAATGAGAGATGTTGCAATTATCGGAGCTTCCCAAACAAAATTCGGTGAATTATGGGACAGTTCATTCAGAGAATTAATTTCACAAGCTGGTCTTGGAGCTATGGAAGATGCAAACGTTAGCGGTGCAGATTTGGAGGCAATGTTTGTCGGAAACATGTCTGCAGGTCTTTTCGTAGGTCAAGAACATATAGCAGCACTTATTTCTGATAGTATGGGTATGAACCCAATTCCATGTACAAGAGTTGAAGCTGCTTGTGCATCAGGAGGACTCGCACTTAGACAAGGTATTATGGCTGTCGCTTCAGGTTACCATGATGTAGTGGTATCTGCAGGTGTAGAAAAGATGACTGATGTTGTTGATGCAACTCCAGCTATTGCTACCGCTTCTGACCAAGAATGGGAAGCACAGCAAGGAGCTAC of Methanobrevibacter ruminantium contains these proteins:
- a CDS encoding hydroxymethylglutaryl-CoA synthase produces the protein MAGIVGYGANVPSYRIKVEEIAKVWGDNPDSISNGLIVNEKSVPSSDEDTATIAVSAARYALARAQIDPQDIGAVYVGSESHPYAVKPTATIVAEAIGATPDMTAADLEFACKAGTAGIQATMGLVDSGMIKYGLAIGADTSQGAPGDALEYTASAGGAAYIIGNKNTIADFGTTYSFTTDTPDFYRREGQPYPSHGGRFTGDPAYFKHVLCAAKGLLEKTDSKVEDYDYAIFHQPNGKFYLRAAKKLGFTPEQYKDGLLTPNVGNTYSGAVPLALSNVLDKAEPGDKIFIVSYGSGAGSDGFTLTVNDRIEEVKNLAPTTEEILSKKIYVDYAVYAKFKGKLRMA